The segment ATGGACGTGGTGGGCATTCCTGAGAACGGGATGACGCTCCGTCTGCTGCGTCTGGCGACGACGTTGATCGGCATCGTCGCGACCTGGGGCCTGTTCATCATCGTGCTGGCGCGTCTCCCGCGCTGCCACGTTCCGATGCGGGCGATCGTTTGGCCGGCACTCGGCACCGCCCTGATCTTCCAGATCCTGAAATCCGTCGGGGGCATCTATCTGAAGTCGGTGATGGGCAGCCCGGCGGGTGCGGCCTTCGGTCCGATCATCGGCCTGCTGGTCTTCGCCTATCTCGCGTCGCGCATCGTGCTGTATGCGGCGGCTTTCAGTGCGGCCGATCCCAAGAACGAGGCCTACCTGATCGTCGATGAGATCGAGGATGCGGCGAAGGCCGACGAGAAGGAGCAGAAGACCGTGCTCCTGTCACCCGTGTACGAGTCGGAGCCGGACCGGCAGGCCAGGCGTCTGATCGCCGCCGCGGGTATCGGTGCCGCCGCGGCCGGTCTGGCCGGCTGGCTCGGCCGAGACCGGGACTAGCGCGTCGCCGCTTCTCTTGCTCGACCAGCAAGGGGGCCGCGGGCTGATCGGCTAGCGGCCGCGGCGGCGTTTCCGCCACAGCAGGGCGGCGAGTGCTGCACACACGGCGGCGACGCCCAGCAGCCCGAATGTCCACGCGGATCGGGGAGACACGTCGTCGTTGTGCCCATCGGCGCTGTGCGTCTCGCCGGTGGCAGGATCCACGTGGTCGGAGCCGAGCGTGCCGATCGAGACCGACTCCGGTGCGGCGAAGCCGTACTCGAACATCTTCGCAGCCTGCGTGGAGAACAGATTGTCCATCTCGTTGAGCCCGTACACCTGCACGATGACGACCGCACGACCGTCCCGCTCCGCCGCACCGACGAAGGTCTTGAGCGCGTCGTCGGTGTAGCCGGTCTTTCCGCCGAGCATGCCCGGCCAGCCGTCACGTAACAGCGTGTTGGAGGTGCCCATCGTCCACGAGGGATGATCGACGTCGCCGGGGACGTCCTTCCGTTTGGGGTACCCGGGGAACTGGTAGGTCTTCATCGAGATCATCTGCCGGAAGGTCTCGTTGCGCATGGCAGCGCGGAACAGCACCGCGAGGTCATAGGGCGATGCCGACATGCCGGGAGCGTCGAGGCCCGACGGGCTGGCGGCCCGGGTGTCCAGGGCTCCGAGGTCTGCGGCCTTCTGGTTCATCTTGTCGAGCGTCGCGTCGTAGCCGCCGAGCAGCCGCGCGAGGGCGTTGGCGCAGTCGTTGCCGGAGACCACGAGAAGACCGGTCAGCATGTCGCGGACGGTGTACTCCCCGCCGGGACCCATACCGCAGGAGTCGCCTTCCATCGACCAGTCGTTGGGCGTGGCCTCCACCGGATCGTCCAACTCCAACTCGTCGAGGGCGACGATGGCGAGGAGCACCTTGATGGTGGACGCGGGTCGGTAGCGGCCGTGCGGATCCTTGGCGGCGATGATCCGGCCGCTCTCCAGATCGGCGATGAGCCATCCCGCCGCATTGAGGCGGTCGGGGAGCGGGCCGGCCGCCGGGTCGCTGATGACACCGCATCCGGCTAGCTGTTCACCGCCGACCGGTGTCGCGGGCACCGGCAGGGGCGTCGGTGTGGTCTCGCCGGGCTGAACCACCTCGGACTCGTCGACCGCGGGTGCCGGAAGGCTCCGGTAGGGGCAGGAGTCGGTGTTCGGTGTCGGGAGCGGCGCGTGAGTGGGCGCCACACCCGGGTCGCCGGGGAATGCGTGCGCAGTCGGTGCCGCGAGGGTGGCGACCAGGCTGAACGCGGCCGCGACCGCGGCGATCCGCGTGAGGAAGGACTTGGTCATGACGGACGTCACCCTACCGTGTCGGTCATTCCGGTGATCTCGCACTACCGACGCGTACGGAGGGACCGCCCCGCGGATCCGCGCGTTTCAGAGAGCTG is part of the Gordonia phthalatica genome and harbors:
- a CDS encoding D-alanyl-D-alanine carboxypeptidase family protein, with the translated sequence MTKSFLTRIAAVAAAFSLVATLAAPTAHAFPGDPGVAPTHAPLPTPNTDSCPYRSLPAPAVDESEVVQPGETTPTPLPVPATPVGGEQLAGCGVISDPAAGPLPDRLNAAGWLIADLESGRIIAAKDPHGRYRPASTIKVLLAIVALDELELDDPVEATPNDWSMEGDSCGMGPGGEYTVRDMLTGLLVVSGNDCANALARLLGGYDATLDKMNQKAADLGALDTRAASPSGLDAPGMSASPYDLAVLFRAAMRNETFRQMISMKTYQFPGYPKRKDVPGDVDHPSWTMGTSNTLLRDGWPGMLGGKTGYTDDALKTFVGAAERDGRAVVIVQVYGLNEMDNLFSTQAAKMFEYGFAAPESVSIGTLGSDHVDPATGETHSADGHNDDVSPRSAWTFGLLGVAAVCAALAALLWRKRRRGR